In Hemibagrus wyckioides isolate EC202008001 linkage group LG16, SWU_Hwy_1.0, whole genome shotgun sequence, the sequence gcaaaagcaaaagaaaagaattatttTGTTCTTTCACTAAATGCTTTCAGTTCTACACATAATCAGATGGAAAGATaagaatatattgtatatatatgttatgtaAATCGTGTTATGTCTCCATGGTTACTGCTTGTCAGTGCAGAAAGGGTTAATCGCTATTGTAGCCTGAGGTAAGAGGCGCGTACCTATGGGTGTGTCCATAACTCCACAACTTTCCAAGCTCTCCCAGAATGCTCAGAGGAGAGCTGAGTCGGATCGTGTTACAGCACAACACAGTCTGAATGCACCAGTCATTAACACCTGACTGGCATGCAAGTCCTCCCTCCTATCCTCCTATCCCTCACCGTCTTTAATATGCTCTTACAGGCTGGAAGTAGACTGTGAAGAGACATGGCACTGGTTCCAGAGTGAGTCTGCTGACACTGGATCTGAGCCGGCGACAGGTGAGAGTGACGTCGgacgtgtgtgtttatgttcatCTGGAGTAGCCGTGAGACAGGTTTCGATGGTGTAGTGTTCAAAGAGTAAATGTGGAATCTGACAGTGCTTAACTCCTGAATCTGATGAAGTGGTACACTGACATGGTTTAGCCTTTTGGGAGCTTGAGATGACATTTTCCTGTTCGGGATATAGAACTATAGGGAAGAAATACGTTAACcggattttttatttgtttgtgaaaCGTGCTCATTGAACTAATGAAAGTGAAATATTATAGACATACTGGTGTATCTTGCTCCTGGAACTATTTTGAATGGATTTTAATTTAACCTTTCCTCCAATCACAGCACATattaacacaaagacacaaaaacacactatgAGCTGCTCACATAACCAACAAAGTGAAAGTACAGccacaaccacaacacacacacacacacacagtttccaaACCTCACAGCGTATtccagaccaaaaaaaaaagctgcccAGTTGAGTCTACAAGAACTTTCTGGTTCCTCACATATTAGCACAGCAATATTTGACTCGCCATGAGTCAAATAGCAGAGATTCCAATCCTGACAGGACAAGTTTGGACACAGTGATTAAGGAAATCAATGGACTGTGCCAGTAACAACTGTCTAAATGTATCAACAGTGAAGTGATTGACTTCATGAATAGGAGACTCTGCAGTACGTCAAGGGGTTTAAAAAaaggactggtgtgtgtgtgtatatatatatatataaaacaaatgagaGGCTTGGGtttttctaagaaaaaaaaaaagaaaaaatgctcTATTTTGGCAGAACTGTCTGGTTTCAGAAATGTCTACGTCTCAGCCACGCATGCTCGTCCACATCGGGGATGGAAGAACTTTTTCAAGGTTAGTGACAAACCTTTTGATTTATTTaggctttttcatttttattttattatatcagtTTAATAGAATGTACTTTGCTTTCTCATACACGCAGGGCAAGGTTCCTGTCTTTACTAAACACTTACAACTGCTTTCTGAAGGACAAGACACAACTGCAGCTCACTGTCATCGAGGTAACTATTACAGAAATCGTCTGTTGCATGAAGAGGACACTGTTTTTATACCAGTGTGATTTTTTGATTGCGTATTTTGCATTTTTAGTATTCAGATAAGCTCTTAATAACATGTTATCGTTCCTACAGTAACGTCATGCACACTTTTACTGAAGAAACTCCGTAAACTTGTCAGGGTAACTGTCAATATAGTGATTTTTCTGATgcttatttagcatttttggaaggaggcCCTAACTTTCAGTGCTTTGGAACagtctctgtaacatgacaaacagTATTTTTGTCACAGTAATGGTcaaaaaaatactataaaaaTTATGACGTTATCTCAGGAGCACTGAGCATTTATTTAAGGCAATTTTTATGACTATAAAACGGGTTATGGCTAACccaattctttttcatttattgaTCTATTTATGTTTTCAAGCAATATCATACTAGCTATAGCGTGTGGTTATACCGAACATCAACAACGGTTGGGATTTGGCTGTAGGTGATCCCAGCTATGCCGATATTCAGTATAAATACGTGAATGCTAGTACAGTACTACTGCTTTTATACAAGAGTTGTATAAACAAGAAACTCTCTCTATTTTGGTGCCGCGACTCGAAATAAATCCCAAAGAAgccacactccatatacaccaTCGGTTCGATGGTTAGCTAGCTAGATTTGTACGTTTTCATTAGAGGTGTTTTTCTGGTAAAATCGCTATTCCTTCCATGTTCATCTGACAAGCTTTCATTTTCCCGAAAATAATTATTGTTTCCATGGCAGCAGATGATGTTTCAGACACAATCGTAGTAGCCGAATACGATTTACAGGGTGAATTTGTTTATATGTACGGCACTCAACCAATCAAATTACAGGACTGGAAATAATTGTATAACACCAAACTATAAAAATACATGTTTAAGGAAATACGAAATGCAATAAACAATTAATTTGCATTATTGGTGCTTCcaaggataaaaaataaatctttttaattGGGAATATTCTCTAATGAGCAGTGTTAACTATCCTCCATACTGCAACAATTATAGTTCCTGCTCAGTGCTAAACTTAGTGTGCTATTTCCTGTGTTCCTATTTCATGTTTACTAATGTGTTGGTGCTAAATTCTGCTGTTTGTGCTGCATGACAGTGATTTTTTCCCTCTTTGCTGGTTGTTGGTTGGCTAAATGTCAGTAAATTATTATGAAGCAGTGTATCTCTAAGGCATTTGAAAGGTGTGCATTGTATCGGTTAATTGATTTACCATGCATGGAATATTGCTGAACGAGGCGATCATTGAACTGAtagagttttatttttacagtctGGCAGCATATCATTTCTTTAAGTATTTGTTAGATTTAGCTGGATGAAACTACTGCTGAAATGATTACCACACATTTTGTAAAGCCTGGATAAATGTTGGCAAATTTCCCGTCATAAATAGCACCTGCTTACCGAGACAACGAATAATGTGTCTTGAAAATATAACTGAAGTCTGTTAACTGACTGAGATTGTCAACTTGACTTGTTTTCTCCTTCATGGATGTCTGATAAATGTTCAAATAATGGAGCATATGCTAAAATATCCGGCAGCATGTCACTGGTTGCTTAACAGAGAATTAGCAATCTTGCTACGATtagattcctgaaggtgtgttgtgaaAACAAATGCCTTAGAGATGGACTCAGAAAGAAATTTTGTAAGATGTAAGAGGGAAAAAATCGGATATtgtgccgtgccacaaagcaaaaatggttcaggaatggtttgattaacacaacaacgagtttgtggtgttgacttggcctcgaaattccccagatctccatccaatcgagcatctgtgggatgttccagacaaacaagtctgatccatggaggccccacctcagataccacatcacaccttcaTGAATCTAATGTAATGTATCTGTGAAATCTAGCTCCTAACCTTAGCTAATATTTCAAGACACAAGTGAAAGTGATATTTCACTAATTACCATTTTTATAGacaacataaatgtaaatggtatCAGAATCCTTTCAGCTGGACAACCAGGAAAAACTTCCTTACAGACATGCTAACTAGCATAAGAATGTAGGATTGGTTTCTGTCCTTCACATGGTTTATATTGCAAGAAATGTACTgctgtttattacatttataattatattatatgggGAAGATGTGTAAAGGGTGGAGTAGAAGTGCAAGGCAGTGAAGTGAAACATAAGTGTCCTAGcgatgtagtgtagagtaataaTGGGAAAATAAAACTTCATGCAATCAGTATTTTCTCCTATCAGTGTTTGTGCACTTCACCTCATGCCACATATCTAACTTAGAGTAGGTACATTTCTTTGCAGTCCTTGTTTCTTCCAAACCACAAGGGGGCTTCCAAAaccactgcaaaaaaaacagGATGTGTTCCACAAGATGTGGAAAATGTCCCTGGAAACTTCCTATAAAGAACGATAACTTAAAAGAAAAGTAAACCCCAGCATTATAGACTGTGTCACTCCATTTATTAACCCTAACAGTCTGTTAATGTGACATGTCATGTTCCTGCAGAACCCTGCTGGTCAGGTGGCCCTTGAGGGATTACTTGTCATTTCTTGGGGCATGAAGAGACCAATCCGCCTCAAAATCCAGGATGAGAAACAGATGGTTGCATTGGATCGCTCCAAGTCTCAGGAACATTCTCCAGACCCCATCAGCCCACTTGGAAATAAGAGGTTATTGGAATATATAGAAATTCTTTAAATTTAGTCAAATAAATCTTATGCAGACGTCTTGATTGATCTTTGATAATCAATAATGAgaaaacatttttgtgtgtatgttttgttcAGGGGAATGACCCGATGGGGAGAATTTGACAATCTCAATCACATTGATGAACTTGAAGAAAGTGCTCAAGATGGTTCAGAGACAGTCGACAATGCTGGAggttaaacacattttttatttaaaatattgtcTTATGCACATGCTTTTATGCCAGACACACCATGTTATTGTGCTATACTCTTTTTATTGTTTAGATTTTTAGATCTAAagtacaataatatatatatataaatataaataatactaCTAGGGAGCACAGAGGCTTAACAGCTTACCTCTCAAGTCTCCCAagtctaaagacatgcattgtaggctgattggtatctctatattgtccatagtgtgtgaatgggtgtgcaAGTGTATGCGAttttgccctgtgatgggttgtttctccgtccagggtgtatcctgtcTTGTACCCCGAGTTCCCAGTGATACGCTCCTGGCTCCctgtgactctgtgtaggataaacggtACAGagaattaatggatggatggatgatactaatactactactacttataatgattatgatgaacattttgccaTGTAGTGAACCTGATTAGTGTCAGACCTCTGTTACATGTTCCATTTTTTTTGAAAAGATGTACTCCCAGTCTAAACAATGCTACTCACTCCTGCctaactaacaaaaaaaaaatagttttagtAACATTAAATACAATCAATTTCTGCAAACATTGGATATGACAAACAAAAAAGGGGACCTGATATGTAcaactgttttttctttctttcataagATATATTGCAAAGATTAGGACGGGGGAAATGGGGATTTGGCCTCCATGGTGGATAATGGTTGTACCAGATGATGGGAAATAAAGTGAATTGCAGATTCCGCAGTGTAAACTCATTTCCCATGCATGGACTGAAATTGCAACTCactttttctgtcattttagGCTAGTTAAAGGTTATTTTGGGTGAGGGTTAGGGTTataacctgcctaatattgtgttggttcccctaatgctgccaaaacagccctgacctgctgtggcatggactctactagattcctgaaggtgtgctgtggtatctgacaccaagaggtggggcctccatggatcagacttgtttgtccagaacatcccacagatgctctactcgattgagatctgggaaatttggaggccaagtcgaCACCTCAAACCCGTTGTTGTGTTAaacaaaccattcctgaaccatttttggcacattatcctgctgaaagaagccacagccatcagggaatactgtttccatgaaggggtgtacatggcctgcaacaatgcttaggtaggtggtacatgtcaaagtaacatccacatggatgtcaggacccaaggtttcccagcagaacattgcccaaagtaTGACACTGCCTTCCCTggcttgtcttcttcccatagtgcatcctggtgccatgtgtttacCAGATAAGCCACGCACTAATAgataatagatactgaccactgcagaccgggaacaccccacaagagctgcagttttggagatgctctgatccagtcgtctagccatcacaatttggcccttagtcaaactcgctcaaatccttacgcttgtccatttttcctggttctaacacatcaactttgaggacaaaatgttcacttgctgcctaatatatcccacccactaacaggtgccatgatgaggagatcatcagtgttattcacttcacctctcagtggtcataatgttatgcctgatcagtgtatattaggTAAATAGCTTGAGCAAATGTATTGGACAATCAAGCATGCTTGAAATAAATGGTCAAAAGCAGAAAGACCGCTCAAGAAAACTGAAAATTAATTACACAAATTTTAAGATAATCAAGGACAGGGATAAATACAACAGCAATACTGAAACAGtgattaggcctgtgttgttctcGTAGAATATACAATAGAGGTATGTCATTAAATCAAATAATGGGTTTATCTTAGTTACATGGTTTTTCCTTTTGATAACAGGTTACAGGAATAAGCCAGAGAACCCTTATATTTCAACATCTTCCTCATGACCTGGAGTGTGGGGCATGTTGATGTTTTATGCAGCTGTTATAAGCCTCAAAGGCAGCAGAATGACTCTAAACCTGTACCTTTAAAATAATGTTAGTCTAATAACCTTAACCAGCTGCAAATGCATTGAATAGTAAATTCTTTAAAATTCTGCATTTGCAGAAAAGTCATTTACAAGATGATTGACACATTCAGTTTTCCTCTTCATATCTAGACTACAGGCAATATGAGAGCCAGACGCTGAGGTTGGCACGACACGAACCCGTGGCAGAGAGCTCCGTCCTGTTCCGCAGCAGGAGTGACGCCTCTCTGGTGAAGAAGAGAGTGAAGACCAAAGGGgctgaagagagacagagtaacaGAAAACATCGCTTCTCAATTAATGGCCATTTCTATAACTATAAGGTCAGAGAATAAATGAGAGATTGGTGTTTGGCCCTGTAGTTACTTGTAATGTAAAATTTGAAAAATGTGCCTCAGCATATGTAAAACACTTTTTTCTCTTCATGCACTCGCTCACCacttattaaaaaatgtttattttagcaTTTCCCCAAtggaacacttttttttacactaatTTTTACACTAATTTTACATCCATTAAATGCAgattattgattttttattcTGGATTTTATTCAGTGCAGCTGAGTATTTGTAAAATTTTGTTTTAAGGATGCACTATATCTGTGTAGCTGCTTTGTAATGATGTCCATTAAGGGGCATTAAACTTCCAAGTTCAACTTTTCAGACATCGATATTTACGCCATCCTATGGGACGACCACAAACGTCCGCATAACCAGCACAATGGGGACGCAGGAGGTCATCTGGCGGCTCCTAAATAAATTTAAGGTATACCTTTAATCATCATTTCAGTAGTGTATACCTTTTGAAAGATGCATGTAGGTGCATCTGTGTTAGTTTATTAATTCTCTCATTTCtaacttattttattattattattattgttattattattattattattattattattattattattgcagatAGAAAATGATCCCAGTGAATTTGCCTTGTATTGCATTCATCAAAGTGGAGGTATGTGTgctttaaaatgtctttgtacTTGAAGTTCTTTCCAATGAATTACACACTTGTTTTCCTAAGCCACATGGTCCAGTTTCTAAATATAGATTAAAAGGTATCTTTCCTGAAAATGCCTACAATAAAAATGcacataatttattttatagatgCTTTTATTCTAGGAAATTATTGTGGTATAACGCAAGCGGTGGAGGATTATAGGCCTTGCAGAATTACAGTGTAGTCGTGGGATTGAAATCATTGGCCTCCGTTTTATGAATCCTTCCACTGCCTTAGTATTTTTAGGGCATATTCATTTGTAGACAGCCAGTTTATATTATGTGCACTTTCTTAAGGGCAAAACTAAGGTTTATTGGTGAAGGGAGAGAAAGTTTATTCAGACAACCTCGAGGCTACACTTTGCTTTAGCAGCAGCTCTCCCTGAGGATTATCAGCGATGTTCAGTTGCTATTCTGCAGCTTTACATTTCCCTTTGTAAATAGCTACTGTTTGCTGAACTAACTTTAGATTGGACTGCTATAGAGCCCCTGAGGTTACACGGTGGTTATTTCTCAACAAGGTGTGGGCATAAATGAATATATCCAGGCCATGGGTTATGTTACTTGTGGGTAAATTTCCCATGTTTCAAATTTCTGTAAAGATCATGAGTTATGATCTATTTCATGGCCACAAAATACTTGTGGAAgctattgtatttttaaaaaatcaagaTAGGTCAGATTAAACCACTGTGGCCACAGGAACATAAACGTAAtgatcaatcactcactcacacagtcatgGTTCATCCCAAAACCAGGATCCGGGAATATACCCTGgtgaagtccatcacagggcacaagcTTTGAGAAAGTTACTATTGTAACTTTGATATTAGATATCTCATGTCCAAAATATAACCTCAATATATTCATTTGTAGccacatattaaaaaaataaccacTCCATTACCTCCATTTGCCTGAATGTCATTGCTTCCTTTCACACAAACCACTTCCACTTATCAGTAACCTCACAGCTTCCTCACAGTTCTGCTCGTATTGCTATGGAGGAACTTAGTAATAGTTAGCTGATGTCTGATCTAATCTTACAGCCACATACTTCCTGATGCTTCCTGAGCTGTTCATGAGTATGTGTCTGATAAGAAGAACAGCTTTGTATGGCATGATGAATTAAGGGAAAGTCGAGTGAGCTTCACATCAACGTTCGTGTGGTTCTTTCATATATCAATAATTGTCTTGGCAAGTTAACGATGTCCCATGACTTATATCGAAGGATTGTTATTACTGATTATTGGAGCAGTATCGACCCAATATCTAGGATACTAGTGGGCTAAATAGAAACACACCAAAGTCAAAACTTCActcttggggggaaaaaacaggccaacgtttttttgtgtgttttttttgcagatCAGTTAGGACCAACTTCAAGGTAATATAGTAGTAATATAGCACAGCTTCTTGACAGC encodes:
- the rassf6 gene encoding ras association domain-containing protein 6; translated protein: MSTSQPRMLVHIGDGRTFSRARFLSLLNTYNCFLKDKTQLQLTVIENPAGQVALEGLLVISWGMKRPIRLKIQDEKQMVALDRSKSQEHSPDPISPLGNKRGMTRWGEFDNLNHIDELEESAQDGSETVDNAGDYRQYESQTLRLARHEPVAESSVLFRSRSDASLVKKRVKTKGAEERQSNRKHRFSINGHFYNYKTSIFTPSYGTTTNVRITSTMGTQEVIWRLLNKFKIENDPSEFALYCIHQSGERKKLGSSDLPLWERFLQGPSEDIMRVFLMDTDEQEVSMDVAQYVNLELPILHRVLRKLHEEESKEVQRVVNKYRHEHSLLTQCLNSKLTPKTETTV